Genomic segment of Aerosakkonema funiforme FACHB-1375:
CGGGATGGCTGCTTTGGGTTATACCTTGAAATTGCCCACAGAAGACCGCTTCTTGATGGATGAAGCCGAACTGCGGGGTGAAATTGCTACCCTCTTGGGCGGACGCGCCGCAGAAGAAATTGTCTTTGGTAGCATCACAACAGGTGCATCTAACGACTTGCAACGCGCAACCGACTTGGCAGAACGGATGGTGACTAGCTACGGTATGAGCAAGGTTTTGGGGCCGTTAGCTTACGAGAAAGGTCAGCAATCTATGTTCTTGGGCGATGGTATGCCCAATCCGCGCCGCGCTGTCAGCGATGACACCGCACAAGCCATCGATCGCGAGGTGAAGGAAATTGTCGAAACCGCCCATCACCAAGCTTTGGATATCCTCAAAACCAACCGGGACTTACTGGAAACTATCTCTACCAAACTCCTGGAAACAGAAGTTATTGAGGGTGAAGAATTGCACAAGCTGCTAGGCCAGGTTAAATCTGTTACCCCTGCAATGGCGACTGTTTAAGAACAATTTTACATAGCCCCACTAGCCAGCTAGTTCTAAATGACAGATGGCAAATTAAACAAGTTAATTTGCCATCTGTCATTTTATTTAAAAGCGATCCTCTTCGCCTATGTCTTTAGATAGAATTATTAGCAACGTCTATAGTGTAGATTCATAGACCAGTAAGATAAACAAACGCAGGCGATCGTCACTACACTAAGTACCAAGCGAACACAGCTGCAATACTTCCTTGGACAGAAGCCTTATCTACCGCTAGAGAGTAATATTAAGTCAGACTGATTATTAACATTCAAAGAAAACTATTACATATAGCTGATGGAAGTGATTGCTGCGGTTACACAGCAGCCAAGTATTGCATAATCGAGAAATCCGCTATGCCACACGTTTTATTAGTTGATGACGAAGAAGCCTTACGCGCTAGCCTCTCTTATTCTTTAATGAAAGAAGGCTATCAGGTAACAACAGCGCCAGATGGAATGACTGCGCTCAAACTGTTTCACAAGCAGGTGCCAGACGTAATAATTTTAGACTTGATGCTGCCAGGAATAGACGGCATGGAAATATGCTGGCGTTTGAGAGCTTATTCTGACGTACCGATAGTAATGCTGACCGCAAAAGATCAGGATATTGACAAAATCTGGGGCTTAGAAGCTGGTGCAGACGATTATGTCACCAAACCATTCAACACTCGCGAACTCATGGCACGGATAAAAGCTGTGCTGCGGCGTCGGGCTGGGGAAAAAAGCGCTTCGGCAGAAATTTAAAAAAAGCTACAAGCATTCAGAAATCCCGACTAAATTTCAAATGCGGTCGGGGTAGTTTTTTTGGCAATATCTCAATCTTGGATATCAAGTACGGTAGCATCGTT
This window contains:
- a CDS encoding response regulator transcription factor, whose protein sequence is MPHVLLVDDEEALRASLSYSLMKEGYQVTTAPDGMTALKLFHKQVPDVIILDLMLPGIDGMEICWRLRAYSDVPIVMLTAKDQDIDKIWGLEAGADDYVTKPFNTRELMARIKAVLRRRAGEKSASAEI